From the genome of Anaerotignum faecicola:
ACGCGTCCTTGACCGGTATCTTCATGTTGGATCCGTCCGTGGTACTCGTAATCTCCACGTCGCCGGGCAGTATGGTCTTTAACAGAACTCCGGCCAGAGACTGTTCCACCAGATGGTAAATACCGGTCTGCAGCCCTGCGATCTGTGTAAGATAGATATCATTGCCTGCCTTGGATTCCGTCTCGTTGAGAGTCTCCCTGACCCGCCCGCGGCTGTCCTTGTAGATCGTC
Proteins encoded in this window:
- a CDS encoding penicillin-binding protein, which codes for TIYKDSRGRVRETLNETESKAGNDIYLTQIAGLQTGIYHLVEQSLAGVLLKTILPGDVEITSTTDGSNMKIPVKDAYFQLINNNILSLKHFESEEASDVEKNINSKFLSSRDQIFSELQNELMSSH